The Oceanispirochaeta sp. M1 sequence ACTATATTTTTTCTGGTTCAATACCAGAGTTTGTAGGATTTGCAAATTATGTAGATGTTTTAACGGATGCTAAGTTCCATCAGGCATTATGGATCGGCAACCCCTTTTAGGACACTATTTTCTCGGACATCAAAGTTTTGTATTCCACTGGTGTTAAATACCCCAGAGACCCATGAATCCTTTTATTATTATACCAATTTACATAATCATATAGTT is a genomic window containing:
- a CDS encoding sugar ABC transporter permease — translated: MNYDNKAWLFLIPALAVMAITAFVPLMTVLNYSLHYIFSGSIPEFVGFANYVDVLTDAKFHQALWIGNPF
- a CDS encoding IS3 family transposase, translated to LYDYVNWYNNKRIHGSLGYLTPVEYKTLMSEKIVS